A single region of the Dreissena polymorpha isolate Duluth1 unplaced genomic scaffold, UMN_Dpol_1.0 chrUn016, whole genome shotgun sequence genome encodes:
- the LOC127863561 gene encoding uncharacterized protein K02A2.6-like, with the protein MATGLIGNINAYDCNVETWTSYQERLEQYFMVNDIDNERKVAGLLTLLGEKTYGLLRNLTVPAKPSEKSYEELCQLLQTHLCPKPLIIAERFRFHKRKQAVGESVSCYVTSLRKLAEFCEFGSNLNDSLRDRFVCGLKDAGTQRRLLSIADLTLQNAIEIALAMEAAHKDAAELQLSAAADVPVNRVGHSTKPKKWKHHKHTKESSKCIHCGKTNHHSEKCRLKDAVCHHCKAKGHIKAICRKLMSVQCMEENVSVINTVNKGDNGKFIVKPKINDVQVPMELDTGSAVTLISNKDFRKRFGNMKLDPAFSILKTYSGDVIEQQGTVMVHVSYNGQSRTMRLCVVKGDGPALFGRDWLSHIKLDWDTLFNVNSVTTEGLKVRLNSILDKHKDVFSDGIGQVKGIKARLTLNENAQPKFIKARPVPYSIKPKIEKELDSLESQGIISKVDTSEWATPIVPVVKGNGDVRICGDFKVTVNQSIKVDIYPLPRIEDIFANLSNGRKYSKLDIRQAYLQLECEDETMELLTINTHRGLYRYNRMLYGVSSAPAIWQRTMDQILQGIPGVQCMLDDMVITGESDNVHLDNLQKVLCRLQQYGIRVNKDKCEFFVPRITFCGHEIDEQGLWKCQDKVEAVLNTPPPCDVTSLRAYLGVLNYYHRFLPDLATVTKPMNALLEKNRKFVWSKECQSAFEKSKTLLITEHVLTHYNPELPVRLASDASPFVRTNSGHERGNQP; encoded by the exons atggcaACGGGCCTGATTGGGAACATTAACGCATATGACTGCAATGTCGAAACATGGACTTCCTACCAGGAACGACTTGAACAGTACTTTATGGTCAATGACATCGATAATGAACGAAAAGTGGCAGGACTTTTAACACTCCTCGGTGAAAAGACGTACGGGTTGTTAAGGAACCTTACCGTACCAGCAAAGCCGTCCGAGAAATCGTATGAGGAACTTTGTCAGCTTTTACAAACTCATTTGTGCCCGAAACCGTTAATAATCGCGGAACGATTCCGATTTCACAAGAGGAAACAAGCAGTGGGCGAAAGTGTGAGTTGTTACGTAACTTCACTTCGGAAGTTGGCAGAATTCTGTGAGTTCGGATCGAACTTGAACGATTCTTTAAGGGACAGGTTCGTTTGTGGACTTAAAGATGCAGGAACACAGCGAAGATTATTGTCAATCGCTGATTTGACACTGCAAAATGCCATAGAAATAGCGCTTGCCATGGAAGCTGCACATAAGGACGCCGCCGAGTTACAGTTATCGGCAGCCGCCGATGTGCCTGTCAATCGAGTTGGACATTCAACAAAACCCAAGAAATGGAAGCATCACAAACATACCAAAGAGAGCAGCAAGTGCATCCATTGTGGAAAAACTAACCACCACTCCGAGAAATGCAGACTGAAAGATGCAGTTTGTCATCACTGTAAAGCAAAGGGACATATAAAGGCTATATGTAGGAAGCTTATGTCGGTGCAGTGTATGGAGGAAAACGTTTCAGTGATCAACACTGTGAACAAAGGAGACAACGGGAAATTCATCGTAAAGCCGAAGATTAACGATGTCCAGGTACCCATGGAGCTTGATACAGGATCAGCAGTTACCCTCATATCAAACAAGGATTTCCGAAAACGATTCGGAAATATGAAGCTCGATCCTGCTTTTTCCATACTGAAGACATATTCAGGCGATGTCATAGAGCAACAAGGGACAGTTATGGTTCATGTCAGTTATAATGGACAATCGCGAACAATGCGACTTTGCGTCGTAAAAGGTGATGGGCCTGCACTGTTCGGAAGGGACTGGCTGAGTCACATCAAACTGGACTGGGACACACTTTTTAACGTAAACTCTGTGACAACGGAAGGCCTGAAGGTACGTCTAAATTCTATACTTGACAAACATAAAGACGTGTTCAGTGACGGTATAGGACAGGTGAAGGGCATTAAGGCAAGGCTCACCCTAAATGAAAATGCTCAGCCTAAATTCATAAAGGCTAGGCCGGTACCGTACTCTATTAAGCCAAAAATAGAGAAAGAACTGGACAGTCTCGAGAGTCAAGGAATCATCTCGAAAGTGGACACCAGTGAATGGGCGACACCGATCGTTCCTGTCGTAAAAGGAAACGGCGATGTGAGAATATGCGGTGATTTTAAGGTTAccgtaaatcaatcaatcaaggtTGATATATATCCTCTCCCAAGAATCGAGGACATTTTCGCCAATCTGTCAAATGGGCGAAAATACAGCAAGCTTGATATACGACAAGCGTACCTACAACTAGAATGCGAGGACGAAACCATGGAGTTGCTAACGATCAACACCCACCGAGGATTGTACCGTTACAACCGGATGCTATATGGGGTTTCTTCTGCTCCAGCTATATGGCAACGCACAATGGACCAAATTCTTCAAGGAATCCCTGGGGTGCAGTGCATGCTGGATGATATGGTGATTACTGGTGAAAGTGATAATGTGCATTTGGATAACTTACAAAAGGTGTTGTGTAGGTTACAGCAATATGGCATTAGAGTAAATAAGGACAAGTGTGAGTTTTTCGTGCCAAGGATTACATTCTGTGGTCATGAAATTGACGAACAAGGTTTATGGAAGTGTCAGGATAAAGTAGAGGCGGTATTGAATACACCACCTCCATGTGATGTTACATCACTTAGGGCATATCTCGGGGTACTCAATTATTACCATCGTTTTCTGCCAGATCTCGCGACCGTAACAAAGCCCATGAACGCGTTGCTCGAGAAAAATCGAAAATTCGTCTGGTCAAAAGAATGCCAGAGCGCGTTCGAAAAGTCGAAAACACTTCTCATTACGGAACATGTTCTTACACACTACAACCCGGAACTTCCGGTAAGGCTCGCGTCGGATGCCTCACCGTTCG TTAGAACAAATTCCGGTCACGAGCGCGGAAATCAGCCGTGA